The window TTTACATTGTTATTTgcgtgtgctatgactttttaCATTTGGTAAGGCTTAGAATGTCCTGTACTAATAGTGCAAGGAAGAAAAGGAGGAGAAGAGAGAGTCAGACTTTTGGCTGCAGATTTACAATCTGCATGAAGATGTTGTGTTTGAAAACTAAATGTGACTCGGTGAGGAGTACACTGAGTTCAATGGGACGTTCTGGTTCTTATAAGGGCTGTTGTGGACTCTCGGCCCTCCTGCCGTGAGTTTGGAAGGAAACTTGTTTTGATGTAAAGATATATCTTTAAATGTCCTTGTTGCGTTGAGCAACCAGGGCATCCCTCTGTGTTTCTCTGTGTGTGGGGCGTCTTTGTCAGGATGTGACGGGAAGCATACTGTTTATCAAAACATTTGAACAAGCTGAACATTCTCTTTTTGTTCAAAGATTACCTCTTACATAACCGGTGTCACTCCCATTTAAATTCACATATTAGCAGGACTGCACTTGTTTTGCCTCCATTTTAGTTGTTGAACTCAGTCAGTACCAAAGTTGGATTTTTATGCGCAGCTTTTAAACTCCGGTTTGTGAGGTAAGTAAAGTTCATTGGCTTTATTTTCCCTAAACAAAATTGAGTTTTTTGCATAGCTGAATTATAATGCATTATGTTCACCTGATTGTTCTCTTTAATCAAAGGTTAAAAAGAGAAGATGCATTACACCCCTGTCACTTTCTTAGCATGCTTGAGCATATTACCTCTAGTGTATGGAGGTAAAGTGTTGGTATTTCCAGTAGATGGAAGTCACTGGGTGAACATGAACTTCCTTATCGAAGAATTACACGCAAGGGGCCACAATGTGACTGTCTTGAGATCATCGAATAGCTGGTATATCAAGGAGGAGTCTCCGTTTTACACTTCAATAACTGTTTATGACGACAATACTATTTTAGAGTTACTCGACACATTTACAAAAGAGATACTGGTTTTCaaacgacagaaactgtatttctgGACTCATCTCATGCTTACTATAAAGGCTGGAAAGGTTTTTGAAAAGATTCATCTGAGTCTGCTTGCTATGATGGGAAACATATttgaaaatcaaactttaatggaTTCAATCCAAGATGCAAAGTATGACCTTGTTCTGACGGATCCATCTTTTGGAAGTGGAGTGTTCCTGGCCCACCGCCTCGGCTTGCCACTTGTATTAAATGCACGTTGGACCATGCATGGTGAAGCACACTTTGATATAGCTCCTTCACCTCTGTCTTATGTGCCTGTACCAGGAGTGGAGCTTACGGATAAAATGACTTTCAGTCAAAGAGTGCGGAATGTAATGACATACATTATTCAACAAACTTTTAAATCCAGGTTGGTCATCCCACACTACCACTCCTTCTGTAACAAGTACTTCGGTGAAGAAATTCATTACACTTCCATCCttcaaaatgcagatatctggCTAATGAGAAATGATTTTATCTTTGAGTTTCCACGACCCACGATGCCGAATGTCATCTATATGGCCGGCTTCCAGTGCAAACCTGCAAAGCCACTTCCAGCTGACCTTGAAGAATTTGTGAGAAACTCAAGAGAGCACGGCCTCATTGTAATGTCTCTAGGGACTTTATTTAGATATCTCCCACAGGACATCACTGAGGAAATTGCTGCAGCTTTTGCAAAATTGCCTCAGAAAATCATTTGGAGACACATTGGACCTCGGCCGGTCAATATTGGTAATAATACATTACTTGTGGAGTGGCTACCACAGAACGATCTACTCGGACATCCCCACACAAAGGTTTTTATAACACATGGAGGTACCAATGGAATTCAAGAGGCCATCTACCATGGGGTGCCTATTTTGGGTCTGCCTTTAGTATTTGATCAGCCTGACAATCTGTTCAGAATGAAGGTTAGAGGCACGGCTAAACTTGTGGATATTGCCGAGTTGGACAGGACTGTTTTTCTGCATGCGTTGGAAGAAGTGCTATATAACTCATCATATAAAGAGAACATGCAGAGACTGTCCAGACTTCACCATGATCAGCCAATGAAACCTCTTGATCGTGCCGTCTTCTGGATTGAGTTTGTCATGAGGAACGGTGGAGCGCCTCATTTACGAACACAATCTTTCAGAATGTCCTGGATTGCTTATCACTCCATAGATGTTATTTTTATTCTCCTGataatatctgtaatgttttgtttcctgatttatatttgcataagatatctgtgttttaaaactgtatttagaaagaaaaataaatctgattaaTGCAACATTTTGCCCAATctcagaaatatattttataggcaatattgctgtttttctttgttgatgagaaaatgtttaaaatcaaaccgtaatattttaaaatgtttacaagGGATTGTGTACAGTCGTACATTGTCTTCAATCAAACATTGCTAGTGCCATGCTCTACCAATAACTTTCCTgaaattattgtttattataaatgaataaatgttttttatgatttgCAGAGAGATGGATATTGACGTAGATGTTCTGCCTTTGCACCATTTGGtaaacacttttatccaaagcaacttgcatTCAAACTACACATTCAGTATGATCGAACCCTTggcctttgtgctgctaacactaTGCTCTATCAAGTAAGATACAAGAACCATATTGATTCAGTCACACAATTACGATTCAGTAATGATTCAATGACATcatcatttaatgttttttttaatgttaagcATCCAATTTTCAAACAGATATCCTgcaaagcaaaaaatatatattacgCATCACTCATATTTTATGtgtaaaacaatatttaaatgaAGTTTGTAAGTTATGGCTTTTCTTGAGGAATACAGTGATGCATTGCAGACCATCTTTGTTTTGTCAGCTGGGCTGAGTCATTCCAAAAATGTTGTGATCCCGCTTCTGGAGCTCAACCTTGTCTGGAGGACATGTGTGAGTATGAGAGTGCAAATGATATGCAAATGACACATTTCCACTTTAATTAGCACAGGGAATGAACAAACCGTTTCAAAACCACAGGCATCACCATATAATCTTTATCAAAATGCCAGAATTTGTGTTTTGGTTCCTTCATTgctctttgtttattttctttgtaaaataaagtacatctagttattaaatgtataaaatatctTAAGATGAAAAGGCCTGTGATGTTTCTTATTGCAGTAATCTACTGTGATACGTTCACTGGTCAGTAGATGGCAGTAGACAGTCGTCATTTGGGGTGGAAaacgtttctcaatccgaatattaacaattagttaatcgtaaattgttggtAATATGCTGATGAcgtgcgaatgtaatgctcagttaacttaaataaaccaggcttgatgacgtatgcagcctgcatatatGTAACCTCTATAGAGGCTGCAGCCAGGCTTCGGATCGAGAAAGGGACATGATTTTagtctattattattattagcctaaTTTTACACTCGGAACTACTGTAAATGACATGGTACAAAAGTGaatcaacaattttttttttataacttttgttaaaatgaacTTGCTTGTTTCGAAAGACAACATTGTCTTAAAGGCAAGAgcatttattaacaaatatttacatagaaccattacaaacatttttattatggtTATTTGATcataaaatatgcttattttataGAAACGACACATGTGATTATTTACAATTTTCCAACATATACCAGGGTGCAGCAAACGCATTGAGTCCGTTTTAAACtaatgttaataaaaataaagtcaatTTTCTCCACACGCCCCATATAAAATAGTTATAACATGATTCATTTCATCATCACCACACCTGAGGATTCTCCATATATGGGATGTTTGCAGGACAGGTCTGCTATCGTGGGAATTTAAGAGGACAGCGCCATCAGGCGTGCTCAACTTCCCGTTGCGCAGACagatcggcgtatgacatcacatttccgcgagagcgattcgaaagctgtgctctcgcggtactctgatatCACAAGCCGATCGTTCTGCGCGGCGCCGTGGGAAGTCGAAAACACCTCTCGTCTTCTCGACTAGCCTCTTTAAAACCGGATGTAAGGGCAGCGGCGGCATCCACTTACCCGCTATTGCTAGGCGACGGGTTCTTGCCTGACCCGATTCGAGCTCCATCCAGGGTCGGCTCGTCATTGTAGCAGCCTCCTCTCCACTTGTCCTCCTTGACAACCTCCGCATCCCTCCGCACATATTCCAGGTAGCCAGACGTCCTAGAAAATGTCTCGCACGGGGAATCCGCTGATGATATTATTGGGAGTCTTGATGCTGCGTTCGGGATACGCTCAGAGCGGTAAGGCttttgcaaaaatgtgccgcACTGAAGGAATGGGGCGCAATTTCTTTCTGCAGGACAGGACGGATGTCTTATAGTTGTATGTATTTCTTGGTTGCGGCAGGTGATTTGCCTCGAGTCAGTGGACAGGATAAACGGTAGCCTACAGGACTTTGTGTCAGTAATGTGCATTAAACATTAGTCAAAATGTGTTCTTGAACAGTTAAATAAATAGCAAGGCGCGTTCGATTTGGATAACAACCCAGCAAGCAAAAGCCGTTATCTCACCGTTAACTATAGACTATTCAATTGCAGTCCaaattttaaaggcatattcaCATcatatgttatttttaaaaccaTCTTCCTATTCCAGTCTGCTTCAGTTTGCTCACAAATCGGTTACATCTTAATATTTGCTGCCTTTTTTCAAAAGGAGCGTCTATTTGTTGCCGTTTCCGTTTTAAAGATTTCGTTTTAAGTGAGTCGTTTTCCGTGTGCACAAGACGATGCAAGATGTGTCATTAGTTGCTTGTAGGTTAAACTCAAACCTGTTTGAACCAACACGAACCAACTGGATCAATGATGAATCTTTCTGTTTTTGGATATCTCGTGTATGTTTGATGTGCACACGACAGTGGAATGCGAATGCTCGTGTGACTCATGAAACAGCTTGGGTTTGAAAAGCAAGCGTATGTTCCCATTTGTCTTTCATGTTCAAATATTGTCTTCGTTGATTTCGTACTGTTTCACGAATTGTTTTCGCCAACGTACGCGTTTAATGTATAGGCACCAATGCTCTGCAGCGCCGTAAATAGCAGCATCCATTCTGCTGCATGTTTCTATTTATAGAACCGATGCAGCAGCGGGAGCGTGGCGTTCTATCTTCCCCGTGCGCGCGGGCCGGCTAAAGTCTTAACGGAGGAGCACCACGGTGCATTGTGACGTCATGGACGCTCTCAATTAATGAGCTAAAACCAAACGCGCGAGCTCGTCCGACTTAAGCCGAGCATCTGTCTCGAGGCATTAAGGAATGCAATAAAGCTATGGGAAAACACGTTAGCCCATAAAATATCACGAATTACTGCCGTTTAACCGTTTTGACGTAAATCTGATGAATGATCAGTGTTGCCGTAGCTTATTTGGTAGATAATTGGGTTTGCAACACAAATCTCATGAGTTCGATCCCACTGATTACCTCTAAAATGCAGgctgttgatgtttttttttttttttatgcagGCTGTTGATGTGCAAATGTATTTATGGTTTTGAAAAACGTATTATATGAGGTGACCTTTTGGTTGAACTTATTTGTGCAAATAAACTGCGGATGATTGCCTCGTGGTGTTTCTTGCGAGCTCATGGGATCGGGACGGACACCTCCTTTCATCTTGCTCGTTTTATCTCTCATACACAAATGCACGAGCACACACACATGTAATCAAATACATCATTCTGGCACAGCCGTCTTGTCTGTTTAGGCATAAGTGCACATAGTGCTGCATGGCTGCCTTCAAGGTAATAATGTTTTTGCTTTCATCCTTAGTGGAATGCTATTCATTTGGATGCATTTGCATGCAAACACTGGCTACATGCGGTATACTGTAACATGTACCTGTCTAAACTTAGATGCAACTATACACTGCAGTTAAAGGTCACACGGTTTTATACCTTTTATTcctttttgccaaaaaaaaatactatgatgttgggttgtttcaacaatgacctaatttttggCATAGATTGAATGAAACAGTTATTAATAGATTAATAGATAAATAAACAATCTAAACCATGAGCATCAGTTAATGGCTGTTGTTTTAATATAATAGTTTATACTTGAACATAGATTTTGACACATTACAAAttacttttgcattaaatttcACTAAGATTTAGTAGTTTCATGCTTAACATTGAACAGCACTACTGAATGATCACTATTGTCTCTCGTCCATTTTTGTTAATAGTCCTACTGTAAAACTGAAATAGCCTACACACAACAGATGTGTATTGATCTTATAAATTGTTTACACTTATGTCTCTAACAGGCATGCATGAGATGTTGTTTGCAACCATCCCTAGTTTAAATGGTCTACCTGCTTAACGGCTGTAATATGCTTCTATGGAAACAGTCTATCAGCACACCCACACATACAGTAAAATAGTCAGATTGACATGAAGTACTTAGATTCAGAGGGCCATACACATAACGGCACTGTTGAAGGCCGTCCACACTGTGTCTTTCTGAAGTTCAGCATTATCCACAATCTGTGCTCTCAATAACTTACTACACTTTACCAGCTCTATATGTAAGAATGGTCTTAATGTCATTTGAAACATCCTGTAGGTTATCCTAACCACTTAGTCTGTCTGACAGCTAAAAAAGCTAAGAAAGTTATTTTGCATGCACACATCTTACATATAtgctatatataaataaattaacctTCTGTGTCCTTTTTGTTCTTCCCTAAGCCTGATGGTCTTCCCAAGGAATCAATGCAGCAAAACTAAGCCATACTGTGGTCTATccataaaaagttttaaaagaaaTTCACCAAGGAAATGTGTAttttactaggctaattcataTGTATTCGTGCAATCTCATGTACATTTTGGAATGATCTGCTTTTGCCCAAATGAGGCTGGGCTTAGGGGAgctttttatttaatgtttacattaaagaaattcatacaaatcTGTCATCCCTTAAAATCTGTGTCAAATCaggctgggtgattctcacgaaatgagaaggtgtccagcatcagattttataagaaaagcccttgaagccattttttttgcacatataagattaaggtctgaacttacttaaatcattatttttagaggatttaaaaatatttcctatagaattatttacattttttagattatcattatcaaaaattatcattaccgcaacatgatattacattaaatatatgcttttacaaactcatgtttcggtaatgagaactaaaaagttgtaaTAATGTCCCTtccaattaattttttttttttggaaaatgttagttccttgagggcttaaacaatgattgaaaattgttgcggaggatgataAAAATTtacttggacacatttatattccttattattgtctctacatttaccaataatgaccaaataccacatgtttctttactgtaaatgtttatagtataacatgcactgaagctttttattttttagatttttgaatgataaatatttccatgtcacaGAGACCCAAattcagtcatggacacgttgcggtaatgaaaagtttcccttaaatgtggaaaaaacaacaaaattggtttgtatgctgtaatttgaaatcatgtgcaaagtacgtgaagagatgtttgtaactgcatgcttcttattttgatactcttactttacaattactttttttatcaaaatgtttcatgacacctcataagtctaatttcgcgagaatcacccggCTGCATTGTTcgattttcttgaatttggcTGATCAGTCTCTGGGTGACCGGCCAATGTATTAGAATGCTATAAGAAAGTACCAAAGTTTGGGGGAAAATAGTTTATTGAAGATTCTCTTGTACCATAGCCTTCTAGATCTTAACCCAAGCTACTGTCTGTGTGAGCAGTCTATTATACCTGGTACACAAACAATACAATGACACCCCATGGAGAACCCCTGGGAATGTGACCTAATTGTGACTTAAGGGGGACCTTTGATCACACTATATTATTGAAAGTTGCAGAATAAAGATGGGGACACACCAAACCGATGCTAACAAAGTAGCGCAGACTGTGAGGTCAGTGCTGGCTGCGTCTGGGTTCAAAGTTGAAGCAGGCAcactagggctgcacaatttgggtaatttttcccattgcggttattgatgctaatattgcgatgtgcgattatactaaatggtatcagtcaacttgatgggttttaaggaaaatccacacacagtttagctaaaatgtgtatttgtaaaactagaaatgtttttgtattgcCACGTGacgtagcaactgctcagtgtcagtaatcctaaatccaaaataccgccatacaacagacacaGAGTTTTTTtcagctaccagatcactgtcaacctcctctgcatctatcttcgctctggtataagtgacgacgcacaccacacatgtgcatgccacacgtgcactgccttttttgttagtttttctttcttttttaaacagcaaggaaaatcatcaaactcttatcagaaagtttgctttaaaatatttatttatttaatataattgcaacattttgctgtcatataatcacacaggctgacatcgcgattgcgattgtgatgcgattaattgtgcagcactaagGCACACCAAACAGACGGCGGCCAAGTAGCACATAGATTGTGCTCCTGCGAGAGATAACTTTCCatggaagtcgtatttgttgagcGCATACggcattcagttaaaaacataagtactacatacaatcgtagtttcattcttaccttaaaatgtaatggttgcttttctgtaataataataataatcctctatgacgcatgcggtcgacaaatacgacttccggaagacgcacccgaaatcctggacaggacgcgtccgggaagaatggcactgTCACTTCCGTTTTTCTTCTTGTGCACTGCTTGGCTATGCCGAACTGCCAATCAGAATCTGATTCCCAAACGAGCACCACCGCTGATTCGACCTGGTGAATCAGCCAAAAGAAAGGCGACGGTGGCCTGCCCAAGCACTGACCACCGGCTTGGTGTGTAGCTAATTTTTCATCCAAATTCGCTAAAATGTGAGATATACAATATAGCAAATTTTTAATGCATGGGAAATGTATCCCCCTTCAGTCCCAATCGCAAAATCCTTTTAGTGCACTGGAACATtagttccctaaaaattcccacaatgcaacgcaaaaaccagtgagcatcgatggtccctatgttctcttactggaaatcacgtgaccttttctgaagctctcCAACTGAAAATCACGGgagccaactcaataaacttcatGAAATGTGACAGAACTTTTATGTTAGTTGCAACCGGATCTCACAGATTtctgtgggatagtcacggaattttttgccaatttttccgtggcattctcacgtattggttactcaaatgttttgtcctattttcttaccattgtagcttcggtttagggttagattgacataaaatgacatccttacccaaacccaccaaatctaaccctaaatcgaagtgacaatggtttaaaaataggaaaaggcagttgagtaaccaatctgtgAGAATTCCACGGAAAAGacaaaaatgcggagatccgtgagaatacCACGGAAAAATTAGTGAAAAACTCCTTGACTATCCTACGGTACTTTGTGAGATCAATTTGGTTAGTTGTGCCCGAACCTGCATTTTGATCACGGTCCTGATTTCAATCATTTTCTACCTTTATTGTTCATTCATtaattttgttacttttgttatAATCTTTGTTTTCTGTTTCCACCCTTTGACCGCCCTTTTATTTCCTCATATTTTCCCTTTTTCCCAACGCTGCCCCATATCTCTGCCTCCCCTCAGCGGGGTTTGTAAAGTCCCCCCTCTCTGAGACTAAATTGACAGGTGATACCTTTGAACTGTACTGTGATGTTGTGGGGAAGCCCACCCCGGAAATCCAGTGGTGGTATGCAGAAGTTAACCAGGTCGACAACTTCGTTCAGCTGTGGGATGGTGCACGCAAGCAACGCGTGTCCATCAACACGGCGTACGGCGTCAACGGGGTTAGCGTGTTAGCCATCACGCGTGTCGCCATTGAGGATTCTGGGATTTATGAGTGCAGAGCCAGTAACGACCCACGGCGTAACGATTTACGCCAAAATCCATCCACTTCCTGGATACGAGCCCAGGCAACAGTTACCGTGTTGCAGAGTGAGTTAACTGTGCCATCTCCCATGTAGTGGAGGAAGCAGAAACAAACCATATGCCCCTTTTCCCATTTAGTACACTATAAAGCAGTAGCTAGTGTGGTAGTGAATCATCTCTTTCTTGCTCCTCTTTGTCATAGACTTCTAGAAGCCTACACTTGTAAACTATCTGATCATTGCCCTTTTAGATCAAACCCACTCTTGTAGCCTTTAGATATGCTGCATACAAGCAGTGACCTATTTTTCTAGACAGAAATGCCTTTGTTAATGTAAAATGTCCTTGTTCTTCTTCTTGAGAAATACCATTGTTTTTTGCTTTGTGTTGTTGACTAGTATTTGTTATATATTGCACTGGTCAATGTATAGATCTGCTGTAGAGCAGTGGACTTGTAAAGATGTTGATGAGGATATTAGATTGTAAATGAATGGAGAAATAGCACACAAAATGTGATTAATCTTCTGCTTTTAGTATGAAACTACACAATGCCTTAGCATAATGATCTTAACATTGCATGGAAATGGTTtgattgtataaataaataaatatgcatgACCACAGAGTGCTGCACAGGATGACTAATGCCACAAAATGTACTTACTTACTTTCAGGCTCATATATAAAGTTATATTTCCAATCCTCATCAATCAACGTGATGTAGTATATCTCTGGTCTTGACCAAAGCATCTGTATTTACAGAACCATCAATCGAATCATCAGATCACATGCTCCTACCCAGTGGTTACCACAGCCAACCAATCACGCTTCAGTGCAATCTCACCTCTTCACAAAAAGTCTACCGTGAGAGTTTCTGGATGAAGAACGGGGAGGAGATCCCTGACACAAGAGACACTGGCAAGAACATCGAGTACAAGTATGTGCTGCTGTGTTACCGAAAATACTGTGTAGAGCGGTGTAATTGTTACTCATACTGTACCACACCgttgtcttaaaggggacattttacaagacggCAAATAAGatggcaaataaatatttggtgtcctcagagtacatatgtgaagtttcagctcaaaataccatatagataatttattaatgcatgttcaaattgccactctgtatgtgtgagcaaaatgtgccgttttggttgtgtccttttaaatgcaaatgagctgatatctgcactaaattgcagtgccgtggttggatagtgcagattaaggggcggtattatccccttctgacatcacaaggggagctaaatttcaatgatcgattttttccacatgcttgcagagaatggtttaccaaaagttactgtgttgatctttatcacattttctaggttgatagaagcacggAAGACCCAATTAtaccacttaaacatggaaaagtcagattttcatgatatgtcccctttaaggttaTTTTATGCTAAGCAGATAAGGAAACATCAAATAAAGCTTTAAGATATGAGTGATGAAACTCAAAAACTTGTTTGGTTAATAAATACTATTTTTTAAAGAATCGTAATATCAAAACCTGAGTAATTAAAGaagtaaaatgtattttataaatatttttgcatAATGTGATTCTGTGACACTATTAGACCATAATATACCTAGATAAGGTTttagggggcgtgtacaccaaaacatttaaatgactGAAAACGCCAGCCAGATGCAGATTGTAGGCGCTTGTCAGCTTTTTTTAGCTGAGCACTTTGATTGCTATGATActtttgctttgtttatcagtcgttgaatgATGTgccagttggttgttgtgatatttgtcccgcccctccctccactgtgattggacggccaagtgagaagtgacattgacgagctgagtgtttctctctctctctctccctctctctctctctcaacctGGCTCACTTTAGTTACATATCCGGGGCAACGAATACCCAACCAAGGCATATACAGCCGACACACACCTGAACACTATACGTTTATACTCCCCGGGGTGTCTACAGATGACGCACAGCTGAGAGTCAGACAATGTCTTGCATGCTGGGAAAACAAGCACTTGGGAAATAAGATCATGAGCTCTACCTGACCTTACAGACTCAAGTTAATGCCTTTGAATATGCTTAAAATCACAGCCGAGAGGACTTTAAACAGTTAATTTAGGAAAGATAAATGACATAGTCTTTACTCTAATATGATTGGTTCCACATATTGTACAATTCAGCAACCCCCCTCTGTTACTAAACTCTCAGAAAACGGGtaaaaaagctgtcactggggtggtaccttttcaaaaagtacacctttgtacctaacaggtacctcaaaggtacatacttGTATCTCAAAGGCCCatattttaaagggtaccattACAGTGCCAGATTTTTcaaatttgtttacatttttaataataatgagCAACAATGGCAATGATGGGCAACAAGGTTTCTACCCTTAGAAAAATATGTATGGTGGTGGTACAGATGGTAATAACATATTAtgtcttaaagagcacctattgtccgattcacagttttacattttctttggtgtgtagatgtgtattagtacatgttaaccatatgcaaaaggtacaa is drawn from Misgurnus anguillicaudatus chromosome 6, ASM2758022v2, whole genome shotgun sequence and contains these coding sequences:
- the ugt5a5 gene encoding UDP glucuronosyltransferase 5 family, polypeptide A5, whose product is MHYTPVTFLACLSILPLVYGGKVLVFPVDGSHWVNMNFLIEELHARGHNVTVLRSSNSWYIKEESPFYTSITVYDDNTILELLDTFTKEILVFKRQKLYFWTHLMLTIKAGKVFEKIHLSLLAMMGNIFENQTLMDSIQDAKYDLVLTDPSFGSGVFLAHRLGLPLVLNARWTMHGEAHFDIAPSPLSYVPVPGVELTDKMTFSQRVRNVMTYIIQQTFKSRLVIPHYHSFCNKYFGEEIHYTSILQNADIWLMRNDFIFEFPRPTMPNVIYMAGFQCKPAKPLPADLEEFVRNSREHGLIVMSLGTLFRYLPQDITEEIAAAFAKLPQKIIWRHIGPRPVNIGNNTLLVEWLPQNDLLGHPHTKVFITHGGTNGIQEAIYHGVPILGLPLVFDQPDNLFRMKVRGTAKLVDIAELDRTVFLHALEEVLYNSSYKENMQRLSRLHHDQPMKPLDRAVFWIEFVMRNGGAPHLRTQSFRMSWIAYHSIDVIFILLIISVMFCFLIYICIRYLCFKTVFRKKNKSD